From Patagioenas fasciata isolate bPatFas1 chromosome 23, bPatFas1.hap1, whole genome shotgun sequence:
AACTCCCACCTGTTCTGCTGCAGCTAAGGGATGTGCCGCAGAAACCTGGTACCCGGAGGAGTGCGCTGCTCCTCACGGTCCCGAGCAATCACCAGAGCTCTGAGAGCCTCCTGGGCAGCCACAAGTTGGGACAAGATGCTGAAGGCTAAATCTGTTGTGTTAGTGAGTTCATAGAGAAGCGCAGCTGTTCCCAAAAAAGAGTGGGACACGGAAACAGGACTGCACACTCTGTGTCTTTACTGGAAGCAGGAAACTGCTGTTTCAAAGATGGCAAATGCAGGCCCAAGAGTTACAGAGAATAGTCCCAGGCCCATAAAGAGAAGGAGCTGCTTACTCGGGCCACGGTGTGCAAGTGTAGGGCATGTCGGCTGTAGAGAAGGTGCCAGGAGGGCAAGCTTCACACACGTTGTCCGTGGTCTTTGTGCCTGCGAAGGAGAAGACAACAGGATTTCTGTCTGTACCTATGGCTAAGGAGAGCTCGGGCCAACCCTTTGTAACTGACCAAGGGACGGCTGCACAGGCTCTCCACCGCACACAAGAGCTCGCACGCTCTGTCTTTGCAGACAGCACAAAAAAGCATTCTTGGCCATACCACCAACTCAGCCTCTGGGATTTCTATGGATCCTGCAAGCTTTCAGCCATACTCTGGTGCTCTGACCACGGGTCAGGACAAGAAAGTTCTGCTGTTGGTGTTATTTGTGCTGTGTTGGCTTACCCCTTTCTCTGAGCAGACTGCCAGGAAAGCAGACGGTGtagcgctgacacagttcacagtctcGAGTCCCAACAGAGGTGCAGAAATACCCGTCCGGACAGCCGCACACCGTGTTCTTCGTGTGCGTACAGGCCACTTCTGGCACCAGGTTGGCTCCTAGGGGACATTTCCATCCGCATCCACAGCCACAGCATTTACACGAGAACATTTAAACTGATTCTTCAGCATCCTCCTTACCTTCATCACACAGTTTACATGGCCTGCACTGTTCTAGACCGTTGGGATGGTCTGTGTATGTGTCAGTAACACATGGAATGCATGTTGTGCTGGAATTGGCAGTGCAATGCTTGAAAACACGAAATCCTAAAAACCAGAAACAAGCCCCCTTAAAGTGGCTCCATTAGCAAAGCTGACCAGGCCAGAGACTGACACATCACACCACCCGTAACTACTGTAAATAAACTGCAAGGACCTCAGAAACATCCCAATAGCAATTGCAGTGATGATTCTGAAACAGAAACCAAAACTGAAAGGCCTGGGAAACAGTGAAATTATCAAGTACCACAGGCTCCAGAGAAGGGACAGGCCCTTGCGCTGTGGTGTGCGGCGTGACTGTGGGCTGGGATACATTAATAGAGGATCATATTCTGCCGTGTTGCTCGCAACTGTGCGTTGTGGGACCCTTGTCGGGGTGCGGCTGTTGGAACCGGGGCAGGGTGACCCCGGGGGGGCGGGAAGGCGCCTCCTCAGCAGCCGCCATGGCGAGCGGCGTCACCTACCGGCAGCGCACATGGGGCAGCACTCCGTGCCCGCGGGATATTCCCCCAGCCCGCAGTCCAGGGCCTCCACGCCGCCCAGGTGCGTGAGGAGCACAGCGGCAAGAACCTTCGGGCAAACACAAGAACCGAtgtcacagaatcagacagaatcacaggatgtcaggggttgaagggacctggaaagctcatccagtgcaatccccccatggagcaggaacacccagctgaggttccacaggaaggtgtccaggcgggtttgaatgtctgcagagaaggagactccacagcctccctgggcagcctgggccaggctctgacaccttcaccatgaagaagtttcttttcatatttaagtggaacctcctgtgttccagtttgaaccccttgccccttgtcctgtcactggttgtcacccagaagagcctggctccatcctcctgacactgccctcTCCACATTCACCACCATGGTTGAGTCACTCCTCAGGCGTCCCCAGGGTCAGGAGCCCCAGCAGGTCCGGGTCAGGACTCGCCCCTCCCAGGGGTTCCCGAGGGGCCCCACTCACCAGGGGCATGGTCCGCCGGGCAGGGTCCCGCGTCAGGGGCCTCCCCCGGGACCGCCCCATGCGGCGGGACGGACCCCAGGGCCGAGCGCCGAAACACGGGCTAAAACCGAAAGCACAAAGGGGCGGGacgggaggagaagggaaggggcgCTGCCCACAAAATGGCGGCCGGCTTGGGGACAGGGGCCGCGCCGCCCCCTTCCCGGGCGGTCACACCGGGGAGACCCGGGTACAAACCCGGTGAACATCCCCAAACTGCCTCACAGCCCGCGTTTGTGTTCACGAAAGCGCACCAGACTAACCAGAAAACAACCCGCTCTTGAAAAAATACCCTGCAGCTGCCTGCCTGATTAATTACTCGCTAAACAAGAAATGCCAAACTCTGCCCTTAACGCTGGTCCGAGCTCCTTCTCTCGCCTTTCGTATATTTTTCAGCACTGGAGGAGCTGAGTTACTGAACCGGCTTTTAGTCACCAGATGTTTACGTTACCGAAAGAACAGGCGGATTTAAAAACAGCTGTTGTGAATATTCAAAGTGCTGCTCAAGCGGGTTCCTCGAGCACCGCAGGGAAGCGGTTGATGTAAATGCAGGTTTTCTCCtatttttggagaagaaaaaagcgTCAATACTTCACTAATTTCTGAAATGAGTGGGCAGCGTCTCTCGCAGGACGCGGTGCAGGAGGTGAAGAGATGAGCTTTGTCAAGGCTCCGATGAGCTCAGATCTGCCATGAACCCCTCAGGGAACAGGTGAGCAAACCGAGACGTCTGTCGTTTGCTCAGTGTCTCCTTTGATTTTCAGGTGATCACGCTAACTTTTCTAGCTCTTTGGGAAGGACAAAATAAGCTGATTTTACCGTGTGGCAGCTGCCTCGGTTTCCTACACGTCACCACTTTTTTCCACTGTTTCAAGTTTCACTTGACACGACAGCCAACGCTTCTCTGACGAGAGGCAGCGGCTGCTGGTGTGATGGGAAGGGGAAGGTCCGACTGTCCTCACCCCACCCTCCAATGGGTTTGACAAGTCCAAGTTCACCGGTACCATCGCTCACCCCTCAGAGGGAGAGGACCCAGACAGCAGTTGCACACGAATGCgttttattgctctctacaaaCACAGACGCATACGCAGTATGCACAGAAGCCATGGCGCTGTCCCAGGAGCGGGAGAAACACGATCCACCATGAATTAAACCACTCCATACACACAAAAATCATTATTATAATGAAAATGCTAGAAAAAGCATAGCTTACACCCAAAATGTATAACATTGACCAATTAAGCCTTTTACCTACTACCTTTTCTTTAACATAAAGCAGTAACATACTCTTTTTCTAAATcgaaaaaagcagcaaaacagtAGAAATATTCCACATAGTTTCCTAGCTTCTGCCCATCTGCCACACTTTATATCTAGGACTATGGAATGGCCACTGGGGAAAGATCCAAACCAAACCCATTTTTGATGCTGTACAAGTTATAAGCAGAAGGAAACTGATTTTAATCAAGTGTGCATGAACCAAAGGGGAGTAAATTTACCTTCTGCAGTGACTGAGCAAACAAGTGTCTCTAGTCAAGCCAGAGCAAAGCTGATGGCTCTTACAAGCAACATGAGAGAAACCTCTCCTACAGCAATTCTTGTCCGTCACAACCGTAACATTTACAAAAATACCCTCCATTTGGAAGACCTTTGCCCCGACTGGGCAGGATGCTGTGTGCTTCTACACCAGCGTCTACACAGCTTCAACACCGCTCAGCAGAACGCCTGAACTTTTGCCAAAGGATCCCGCAAAAGTCAAAACTATGCCATTCTTTTCACACATAAATAAAATACACAGGGGAAACAAAATTCCCTACAGAAGAGAGGATCAGAGCTGGACTAGCAAATGCTGTCAGATCCTTCCTCTGGACTGGAAAAGGCAAAGGTCCATGCAGGAAGGACTCCCCTGACTACCAGGGTCTCCAGAGAGCACCGGCATCTTTGGGGGACGCTTGCTTCAGGGCGCTGGGGTTCCCAGGGGACAAGGTGACCTCCGGCGCAGCCGACTGGCTCTTCTGGAAGTGGCTTAAAAGTTTGGTCTGCGTTTCAGTCCGGACTTTATGAAGAGAGAGGAAATGGAAAGCTTCTTGCAAACACCTAGAATAGCCCTCTCTGAAGTCAAACTGAGAGCTTTTATGGAAGGAtcctgcagctggagaagggaagagaagagggagggggaagaaatggTAGTTTAGAGCAACTGTTCATGGCTAGAGATTCATAAAGCTGTCACAGATTTGCAGCAAGCTAGAGACTGAAACAAAACTCAATACTCACTCTTCAcctgcagctggctctgctgCTTCAGGTAGCTGACGGTCATCTCCAGGATGTCAGCTTTCTCCAGCTTGGAGTTGGGCTGGTGCCTCTGGAACTCCTTCTCCAGGAGCAGTTTCAGCTGCTCGATGCTGCTGTTAATCCGGTCACGGCGCATTTTCTCCACCACCGGCTTCCTCAGCtgtaaaaagcaaaggaaaagagacTTATTATTAGATGAATCTTCTCTCTGCCATTTCCCAGGACTGTTTGTTGCCTGTCACTGTTCCTAAGCAATGCGGAGCAGTTTCTCAGCTGGTGTAAACTGCTATGGGAACAGCTGAGAGTGCAGCTCGGAGCTGCCTTCCTGTGCCTGGACttactttgtttttctcctttggtGTCAGCAGGTTATCGGGCTCCAGGAAAACAGTGCTGGGAGCCATCTGTCCTGAGAAAGGAAGCTCTCAGAGTGGAATTCCAGGAGAAATGTGTGGCTGGAAGCTGTCCCTGCCCGATATTTATACTGTGCAGCCTCCCTGAGAGTCTGTGGGTCTGCGGCTTGCTGGAGTTTCCCACACTCCACAGCCAATGAGGGAGAATGGCCGCACAAAGGGAGAAGCATCTATTCTTGCATGCTCCATTGGCAGTGAATAGCCGGGGGATAATGACCTTCTCCCAGATGAGCAGGTGGGGAGTGTGTGCTGCGTGAAAGCCTGGGATCAGAGTTATGTGTCCGGAGCTGGGAAAGAGCCGCCCTTCAATGGGAGAAGGCTGCTGACTAATGCCGCGGATCAATGGCGTTCCGGCCGCGGCCGTGGGCGTAGAGCGTGGAGGCAGGAGGAGGTCGCTGCCCGTGTGGACACGACCTGCTGCGTGGGGCTGCATTCTGCTCCAGGCTCGCACGGCGGCACACGCTGCAGCGTGCACAAGCGCACACGCACACACGGGCAGTTTCTGGCCCCCGGAGATAAAGGGCAGAATTTCTTTAAATCCACTGACCTTGCTTTCTCACTAAGCCAGAGCCAGTTGCTCTCCCTCGGGTGACTGTGACACTAGTTTTGCCCCTGTGAAACAGAAATCAGCTTTTCCAGCTCGGCTTACTGCAAATAAATACATCTAATTGTAAGCACACACAGTTATTGAAAACGTTTTCTGTTTCAATCTTTGTTCTCTTCCCTTGATATCTTAGGCACCTCTTTAGAACACTCTCAAGCACCTTATGTTTCTGACATGATCAGGTCAATTCGCTTCTCTCCGAGCATCAGTATCTCCCTCTGCAACATTCAATaccagaataataataataatcagatAAATTACTGTCAGGTGATTTTAGGGCTTATGTTTGGGGATCTCCTACAGTAATATATAAATACTGTTTGTGTTTACattaatatatgtgtgtgtgtccgtgtATATATTGATATAAATGTCTGTGGTCACACGTCTTTTAAtgtgaatacacacacacacggacacgTTTCTCCGTCGCTCTGCAGCTCGTTACCCCTCAGCCCAGGTAAGGCTCGTGACCCCTCCAGGGTCCGCTGTCCGGCCCCATTGTGCTGCTGCTGAATGGGCTCCCTCGTTCCCCACAGAGCAGCAGCTGTTGAGCTCCGAGGCTTTTATGTCAAGTTGTGGGAAAGCTTTTGTGACACCATTTCACATGTTCTCCCCAAAGCCTGTGGATTATCTCTGAGCCCGTGTAATGCCACCTCTGAAACCAACCTTTCCCTCTGGGCGTCCCTCTTGGGAGATTCTCTGAAACAGAAACTCCTGAGTAGCAACTCCTCTCTTGAGCTCGTTAATCAAGTGTGTGAAGAAGAAATGTATCAATTCCCTGATCAGCAGGGTCCACTAGCAGTTTTGCTAGAGACAGTTTCTATTTTCCAGAGTAGCTCACTAATAAGCAGCTATAGGAACAGCATGAATTTTAAAGCATCTGAAATAAATCCATGTATTTAAAACAGCTTTTCGTTTTCTCTTTGGATTCACAGCCTGTGAGGGGAAAATGTAGCCAATTAGTGACCATCTTGGAATAGTTACTCAAATTAGATGCTCAGTTACTGGAAGTAGATGCTCTGCTTCTGCTTTGGTTGGAAATCCTACAGAAAAGCGGTAACAAAAATTCCTCCCTGTAATGAATTCTGAATGACCCACTTGTACTCTGGTTCCAAACATACACAACATTGCATAGAAAACTTACTAGGATCCCAAGATACTGCATTTGGATAATGTGTTTGAAACATGGCATTAGCGATAGTCTTCCGGCCAAATCTCTGCCAGATGTTCGTTCTTTAGGAAGAGCTTTCCCAAGTCTGGAGAGATGCTCGTGGCTTCTCCTCTGCTGTGTGCTGCCCAGATGGCCTTTTGGGAGCAAAGTTTCCCACTGCACACAATGCAGAGCCAAGCACCGTTGCTAATGCAGTTTGTAGTCGGGCACACTTCCTTTGTGACGGGGATGAATATCGTTAAGAAATGGTGTGGGAAACTCCGAGGTGCACAGTCTTCCACAGCCTTCTGTTAGGAAGTCATTTAGAAAGTTGAAACACTGGGAGCGGGGACAGAGCGACGCTTCTGAGCAGAGAACAGGGAAGACAGCAAAATGTAGGAGACTTGGTCAGCTCTGAGCCCTGCAGACCATCCTGGGGTCAAAAATAAAATGGGCCCAATGCTAAGGGCCTTTCTTGCATCCTCACTGAAATCAGCAGAAACTTTGGACTCCACAAAGAGAGAAGTGGGCTGCTAGATTCATCCTGCAGCTTATGCACCTCCAGAGCTATCGGTAAACTGCTGTAAATATAAATTACCTCTGCACCCACAGTGGAATTCATTAAaatcagcagcagcagaatgTGAGCCTGAATTTTCAAGTTTCAAACACCAATACCAGAATCTGTTCTATTATATCGCATTTATCTCATCCAAGCAACACAGAATAGTTTAGGAGTATTAAGGAAGAGCAAAGTTTCCCCACAGCATTACTGGTATAAAATCTGATCTAATTTTCTTACAAACCAAGCCCAGCTCCTATAGCTCTATATACAAAAATATCCTGATATCCTCACGCTCCACAGGTTTTTCCTTATCACTGTGCAGCGAGGAGGCCGTGCCTCACCTGCAGATCTCCGAGCTGGCAGGAGGAAATCAGGCCTGTATTTAAACCCCATATTCAAATTACAGCAAACAGCAATTCAGATTAACATGCCAGGGCAATCAGGGTTTGGAGGCGCTTCTGTATCTGTTTGCAACAGTTTGCATAAGCTTACGAGCAGTTTGGCTAATATCAGGGGTCTGTGTTTCCCAAAACATATTAAACAAACCTGGGGAATTGAAGACAAACAGAATATGTGGCTCAGAAGCCTCAGTGTGGGTCAAACCATCTCTGCCACCTTAGTGGGATGATTTTCTTTGGCCTTACTGGTGGGTGAGCAAGattctgctcctgcagctcccgtccctgtccctgtccctcgcCAACCCGcgctctgctgctggcagtgccCGGTTTCAGCCTGGCACAATTTCTGTTTGCACACCTTCCttcacttttttccccatttactcggggtttatttttcccttcacGAAGTTTTTATAATCTGATTTTTCGTTCTGTCACTCTTTTCCCCTCTGTCTGTCACAGGCAGAtgtggtgtggggacaggggtgtcctACAGCCCCGCGGACCCTGTGAGTTTGGAGTTCCTTCCAGTTTCCCACACTGCTCTCCCATTCAGGGCATTCAGGCGCAGGATAAAGGAAGTGTGCCATGCTACAAGCTGAATTAGAAATGGTGTTTGACTTCCCTTTGTGCTCCACAGAACCCTTGCTCCGGGCAGACCATCTGCATTGCACTCACCGGGGAGAAAACCATTGATCACGGCCTGTCAGCCCAGCTGGGGGAACTTGGGAAAGCAATTCCTTGTGCCACTCCGGCTCTTTGGGGCTTAACATCTGGCTGGAGGGGGAGGCGACAGTTGATGGTTTAACAGTCGTGCTTCCTTTCAAGTTTGGGATGCTGTTTTGATCCCCGATAAGCCTTTCTGAAATCCAGGTTTTAATAACATGGAAAGCATCCAGAAGACTAGGAATAATGCACTGGCTTTGCATtttcaaagtgctttacaaaTACCAGCTAATGAATTCTCAGCAACCTCCTCTAGGAGATAAGGACATATTATTAGTGATGTtttacagaggaagaaaaataaggcaGACAGGAGAATACTAAAATTTCAGTATTTCCAATAGCCCGCTGGTTGCAGTGCTTCTACCGCCAAGCGGCCGTTTGAGACATCTGGTTTGCAAAGATGCTCAGTATACACTTTTGATTTAATTAGCTTTGGTATCTCTGAAAAGGAGCCCACTCCATAGCTTGTGGGAGGCTTTGGCTGACCAGCCTGGGCCACACTCACAGTCCCACACCACCTTAGGTAAGCGGACGCAGACGTTCTCCTTTGCGCTCAAATTCAGTGGTTATTTAGTACAATTTGTTCAAGCTCATGAAATGCTGACAAGGAAGATGTGCTCAAACCCTTGATCAGCAAATACTTCATGATCTATTCAACAGAATCGTACTTCAAAGGACTTGCATTTTTCTTAGACACGTGAAAATGTTTTTGTTAAATCCCTATGGCTTTCAGCCCATTTCTTGGTTTCTCAAAGCCCAAATACTGACATTTTAAAGGCTGGCAGTAATGCCAGATCCTCTGAGGTGCTGAGCGCATTGTAACAACTGAATGCCACCGTCTTCCAAAAAAACCCATCCAAAACAATGCAGAAAGTGCACAAACTCAGCAGCTTCTGTGCTTGCTCCCTCCACCCCGTTGTTAGTGACAGGCTGCTCTCCTTGGCCAGAGCCAGCAGGTGACCGACTGATGGGGTCTGCCTATTTCCGAGGACTTTTGGGGAGCACGTGCTCCCGCTGAGCTCAGCAGCACCTGGGGCACTTCAGAGCAAAACTCAAGCCTTGTCTGGTTGCATTTGAGAGCTGCTGAGATGGGAACAGTTCCGTTACACAGACCATAACTAACCTAGCACCGACTGGCCTAATCACAGAGCAAGGTGCAGGCGAGTCCCCTGGCGAAAGCAGGAGGATAGGAGATACTCTGCGGTGTGCACAGGTTTTGGAGGGAGGAGGGTGGCAAACACATCCCGTGGTGGCTCCCCGAAGGCTGCTGGCAGGGCAATGTGTTCCTTTGAGCCGTAATTGATTCCTGCCATCAGGCACCAGCCTGCTCTCCCCAGGGTCAGCGCTTTCCCACATCCAGCCCCATTATCCCACAGACCAGGCCCTTTGTACAACACACTCCGGCCATTCATGTGCAAAGCAGCTGTAATCCCCAGACCTTTCAGAGTCAATATACCAGGAAATAATAAATCCCTCTTGTGCACTCTTGAATGTGCTGAGAGGTGACTTGTGGGAATTTCAGCTGGgccaaaaaataataaattctccttaatttttaattatttgtcaTACTCACTGTAGAAAGACTATGCTATTGGTGCATGACAATCTCACGGTCACCCAAACAAGCAGCTATAGAAATTGCTCTTGCCGCTAACAACCCTGAAAATGCAGATCAAATTGTCTCATATGTTTCCTAATGATCAAAGTCCACTTGCCTTCACTCACACACCTGGGAATGGCGGTATATTAAGCATTCTGGATCTaaagaaaaactaattaaaaaaggTTAAACCTGTGAAGAATGTACTTTACAGTAATAAAAGACCCCTTTTTGCCAGGGTTCTGATGTCTAAAGGAGGCGAGATAATGCCAAGCTAATgacatttaatgaaatattttatacaATAGGTCTAATAacaacataaccttttcccctgAAAGAGGCGGATTTCACTGCACTTCCACTCGGTTCAGACAGCAGAATTACACTTGGCTTGTGAGAGTGCAAGAAGCCAATCCTCAATAGCAAGTTTTGCAGGATAACTTTTTTAATATGTTGCCTCCCATGCCACAGAATTTGTAAACTCTTTACTGTGTAGAATGCAATATCACTGAGAGCCCGGGTGCACAGCCAGTAGGGTTAGGGACGCCTGGGGGCTGCGAGAAGGGACCTTTGTGCCACCGAAGTAAGCAGGGGCTCATCAGTTAAAAACCGCCAAAGGATTGATAGGGTTCACCTCAAATCAACAGTACCCCGTCCTTCCAAACCTTAGCAAGAAACCTCCACAGAGCGAGTCACAGGAGCATGAGGATGCTGAAGGGATTTCTGGTGCTAAATTCCAGGAATCTTAGACATTAGGACGCAGCAAGATAGCAATAGTGAGCTGTGTGTGGCACAACACACAGACCCAGAAGTTGCATCAAGCATAAAAACTCTGCATTTTGCCCATGTCAATAAGCCTTTCCAGCAGTGCCAACCATGGGCTGGCCTGAGGAAGGGCCAGAAGGCGGCTGGAGACGAGGCTGCAGGCAGGACACGTCCTGCAAACCctgctctccaggcagctgcggTGACACAAGGCTGTCCCAGGGAAGAAGCATCTCTGCCGGGCTCCCAATAGATGGGGAGAAAACTCCTCTGCAAGACGGGCAAACTGAGGCACGGTGAAGCAAAGCGCAGCCCCAGGGTCAGCCAGTGCAGCTCTGTATTCTGCTGCCCACCCTGCGCGAACCCgggtctctgtccccttgcccCATGTTGTCCCTTTCTCCTGGTAAAGACAGATCTCCGAGAAACCCCTGCCTGGAAGGTGAAACATGCGCTTTTCAGCCATGCTCGGTGAAAAGCCATGCGAGTTCATCGCGCCTTGACAGAAGCGCAGGCTCCACAAAGGAGTTATTAGCACCAGGCTGCGTGGGTTTGAATTTCTCTGCGTTTCCCATACTTTTCCCCTATTGATAACATTTCTTGTTGGGACAATAGAAGCGTGCCTTGCAACTACTCACGACATTAGTGACGGTGCTTGAGCCTGAATGATAGAAAGGGAAAGAATCCAACTCCCAAAAGACCATCTGGCTATCAGTTATAATACAGCAATAAAGGTCAGGGCTGCTTCTCCAGAGCTGGGAAAAAGATGTTTTTTGACACTAAAGAGTCTCTGCAGCCAGGTTGGTACATGCCTACCTGTCGGCTCTGCGCCCTGCCACCACTGCTGGCTGGGGAAGGGATAACACAGGACACCAGCATTTGGAGGAAAAAGGGCAACACCGTATTACAGCTGGCAAAAGCAGGGGCATGGTCTCTGAGCTGTGTCTTATTTTGTATCATAATCCTTTGACCGCTTCAAAGTGTTCATGAGATGTCCTGTCTCCTGGCTTTCCCACAACACAGGGAATAAAGGGCTCCAAGGACAACATCTGTCCTTCACAAAGAGCTGAGCCCATTCAGGCCCCTACAATGAAAACCACAGAACTATTTCAGCGACACCTCCCTCTGCCCTGTCAAGTGCCCATTAAACTCAGGCTTCGGGATTTCCAAGCAGGAAATTATCTTTGGCTTTCTCCCCTCACTGCACGCTTCCCTCCACCATTTCCAGTTCCAGATTCTTGGCCACACgcagggcactgggagcaggagaCCCTGGGATGCGGGATGCAGCGGTGGTGCTCCATGGTCAGAGGAGAACGGAGCGCAGCAGAAAtctgggacagcagcagagccaaGCTCCTGGCCAAGCTCTGAAGATGGGCCTCAGCTACTAAATCCCATTCATGACCCGCCTCTGACTTCCTAAGGCCTAGGGCTTCCGGGTTGAATCTGATGCTGTTCTTTAGCCTATCTTAACTGACATTATGGTAAATGTCTGTATGAaagacagagtagaaaagggaaaAGCAAGAGCTGCAGGGGTGACTCGGCATGGCCTGGCTCCGCTCGAAGGTGCGTGGCTGTCCTAATGAAGGCAACGGCAACGCCGGGCTCACAGACCTTGCTGTGAGAAGGGAGGCACAGGTTACCATTTCCACTTGCTTACCATTCCCTATTTATTCACCCTGTCCACCCAGCATCCCACTATCCTCACTGCAGATTCTCCACAGCGTTTAGAAACATCATGCAAATAAATGTTGCTTCACACTGTTAACACTCTGGCTTACCCATTAAAAGTGTAACTACCATATGAACCGGCGCAAATACACCCACAGCTGTGAAGTGCCCTTTCTAGACAGAGCCAAGAGATGTCCCTGGTGCTGTTGATTTTAACCCTAAcagtgctcccctccctccccaccttccccaaAAGCGTGCCCCCCCACGCCACGCTGTGACGGGCACACGCGCGGACTCGGGAATGCGGTTGATCCCAGAGAACCAGCTGGAGGGTCGGTGCTTTCCCAgctccccgggcagccccggTAGCCCCGCCGCACACTCCACCAGCCAGCGTGGGCAGAAGGTTATTCTCTCCGGGGCATTTGCAATCAATGTACCATGCACTAATAGATGCCTTCTCTATTGTTCAGCTGCGCCCCTGGATTGGCCGAACGGCTGTGGGAAACACCAGCAACCCCCAGCCTCATGTATCTGTTGAAACTCCCCAATGTATAAATAGAGCGGGCGGTAACTGCCCGAGCATGGTCTGACGCTCAGCACAGCGCCCGACGTGgggtctgtgcccagggctgagagCGCTGAGAATGGCTCCCAGTAACACTCTCGTGAGCCACATGGAAGAGAAACTGCTgccaaaagaaaagaataaagtaAGTAGAGCCCTTGACAGGATTGGAAAGGCTGGTCTGTGCTCTATACAATGGGCTGTGTCTGTCAAATAAATGCTACATGGGAAAAGATGAGATGAAGGAGAAAGAGGTCTGGGGGAAGGCAAACGAGTTAAAGAGAGataaagaagatttttttaaatgaaattgagTGGGGAACAGATAGACAGCATCGCAAAGCTCTCCTGCCCAAAGAAAGCATCTTTGAACACGTGTTTAGAGGGCATCACAAGGGGAAATTAGGTCAGGTCTCAGAAAATCCTTAACAATCTGCTCCGTCTCTCTTGCAGCTGAGGAAGCCGGTGGTGGAGAAAATGCGCCGTGACCGGATTAACAGCAGCATCGAGCAGCTGAAACTGCTCCTGGAGAAGGAGTTCCAGAGGCACCAGCCCAACTCCAAGCTGGAGAAAGCTGACATCCTGGAGGTGGCTGTCAGCTACCTGAAGcagcagagccagctgcaggACCCCAGTGAGTGCAGAGCAGGTATTTCACACCACAAAGTCCGCTCCCCCATGGGCCTCTGTAACGCACCAGGGCTGGTCACAGGAGCAAGGCTCATGGACTTGGGTTCTTGAAAGAAACAATGCACGAATCAGCACTGTCCCAGGTAGTGATCTTAACACTCTGCACttgcttctttctctctttctttcccagcATTCATTCACAAGAATCTAGAGCAGAACTTTAACAGCGGGTACCTGCGGTGCCTGAAGGAAGCGATGCATTTTCTGTCCTACTACGAGCCCAGGAAGGAGACGCAGGTGCAGCTCATCAAGCACCTCTGCAAAGCTCA
This genomic window contains:
- the LOC136111229 gene encoding transcription factor HES-5-like isoform X1 → MAPSNTLVSHMEEKLLPKEKNKLRKPVVEKMRRDRINSSIEQLKLLLEKEFQRHQPNSKLEKADILEVAVSYLKQQSQLQDPSECRAAFIHKNLEQNFNSGYLRCLKEAMHFLSYYEPRKETQVQLIKHLCKAQMGAGVTHAPALRSPPLSPCPLATKPPAQKTLVAAPAIWRPWQTC
- the LOC136111157 gene encoding transcription factor HES-5-like, with product MAPSTVFLEPDNLLTPKEKNKLRKPVVEKMRRDRINSSIEQLKLLLEKEFQRHQPNSKLEKADILEMTVSYLKQQSQLQVKTAGSFHKSSQFDFREGYSRCLQEAFHFLSLHKVRTETQTKLLSHFQKSQSAAPEVTLSPGNPSALKQASPKDAGALWRPW
- the LOC136111229 gene encoding transcription factor HES-5-like isoform X2, producing the protein MAPSNTLVSHMEEKLLPKEKNKLRKPVVEKMRRDRINSSIEQLKLLLEKEFQRHQPNSKLEKADILEVAVSYLKQQSQLQDPTFIHKNLEQNFNSGYLRCLKEAMHFLSYYEPRKETQVQLIKHLCKAQMGAGVTHAPALRSPPLSPCPLATKPPAQKTLVAAPAIWRPWQTC